A section of the Leptotrichia sp. HSP-342 genome encodes:
- a CDS encoding capsular polysaccharide synthesis protein, which yields MNNYKFNISKLDRLNKKLRQKPYKYIYKEMMPKKLFNKIQNRVYFITQKMVGEDWNELLNEYFTKGIKTEQIKQKKSFENEKIIWQFWGQGWDFEKLPDVVKISYKSVQKYKKDYTVIHLDMNNINDYLEIPEYILQKLEAKKINFAHFTDIIRLALLINYGGVWIDATILLTDYLPQEYFEMDYFMFQRDDSLSLEEKKDWEEYDDFYFSWNEEMKVRVLNSVIFAKKNNEVLKVLLDMLLIFWKYNDLAPNYFFFQVLYTELIENYYKDKKCKVVSDTLTHEMIRVWFDKFSQQKLDEITKRINIHKLTYKIDAGKRDTAGSFLEHFKKMYEID from the coding sequence ATGAATAATTATAAATTTAATATTTCAAAACTTGATAGGCTTAACAAAAAATTAAGGCAAAAACCATATAAATATATATACAAGGAAATGATGCCAAAAAAATTATTTAATAAAATCCAAAACAGAGTTTACTTTATAACTCAAAAAATGGTTGGAGAAGACTGGAATGAGCTTTTAAATGAATATTTTACAAAAGGTATCAAAACAGAGCAAATTAAGCAAAAAAAATCATTTGAGAATGAAAAAATTATATGGCAGTTCTGGGGGCAAGGATGGGATTTTGAAAAATTGCCTGATGTAGTGAAAATAAGCTATAAATCTGTACAAAAATATAAAAAAGACTACACAGTAATACACTTGGATATGAATAATATAAACGATTATCTTGAAATACCAGAATATATTTTACAAAAGCTTGAAGCCAAAAAAATAAATTTTGCACATTTTACAGATATAATAAGACTCGCTTTACTAATTAACTATGGTGGAGTGTGGATTGATGCGACAATTTTGCTTACAGACTATTTGCCACAGGAATATTTTGAAATGGACTATTTTATGTTCCAAAGAGATGACAGCCTTAGTTTAGAAGAGAAAAAAGACTGGGAAGAATACGATGATTTTTATTTTTCGTGGAATGAAGAAATGAAAGTCAGAGTATTAAATAGCGTAATTTTTGCAAAGAAAAACAATGAAGTATTGAAAGTTTTGCTAGATATGCTGCTAATCTTTTGGAAATATAACGATTTAGCTCCAAACTACTTTTTCTTTCAAGTGTTGTATACTGAGTTAATCGAAAATTATTACAAAGATAAAAAATGTAAAGTTGTCTCAGATACATTGACACACGAAATGATAAGAGTCTGGTTTGATAAATTTTCACAGCAAAAGCTGGATGAAATAACTAAAAGAATCAATATTCACAAACTTACATATAAAATTGACGCTGGAAAACGGGATACAGCAGGAAGTTTTCTGGAACATTTTAAAAAAATGTATGAAATAGACTAA
- a CDS encoding polysaccharide deacetylase family protein, with translation MIYLFLIIILLFFIFVIYNKTRKNFVLCLMYHSVDSERGKGGIFVDEFEEHIKWIKDKKTFKMEELKGLNYILPQNSILITFDDGYKNNYTLAFPILKKYNMKATIFLNTKFIEKDEAYLNWDEIREMYKSGLIDFQLHTHSHQLTVKDIEVLAFYDNESSPYFKRESYNLFFEGNYDEKKDMEKLNGLPVFKLRSKISIPGYRLKKDFVEKYRNITEFQKNNKSEKEKKEFLNKLFKEKQKEFFDKVSEEEFRKIVEFEILENKKIIEENLGKTPDCLAYPWGHRYKGNREDIRKLGVDVFITTRKGVNSLKLNKNWIYRVSGDDFKSFDEFKNELTDGSSPYYRKLQKIFIKK, from the coding sequence ATGATATATTTATTTTTAATAATAATTCTACTATTTTTTATATTTGTCATTTATAACAAAACTAGAAAAAATTTTGTTTTATGTCTTATGTATCATAGTGTTGACAGTGAAAGAGGAAAAGGTGGAATTTTTGTAGATGAATTTGAAGAACATATAAAATGGATAAAAGATAAAAAAACTTTTAAAATGGAGGAACTAAAGGGATTAAATTATATATTGCCACAAAATTCAATATTAATAACGTTTGATGATGGTTATAAAAATAATTACACTTTAGCTTTTCCAATTTTGAAAAAATATAATATGAAAGCTACGATTTTTTTAAATACAAAATTTATTGAAAAAGATGAAGCTTATTTAAATTGGGATGAAATAAGAGAAATGTATAAAAGCGGACTGATTGACTTTCAGCTTCACACACATTCTCATCAGTTAACAGTAAAGGATATTGAAGTGCTTGCTTTTTATGATAATGAAAGTTCGCCATATTTTAAAAGAGAAAGCTATAATTTATTTTTTGAAGGAAATTATGATGAAAAAAAAGATATGGAAAAATTAAATGGACTTCCAGTATTTAAATTAAGAAGTAAAATTTCAATTCCTGGATATAGACTAAAGAAAGACTTTGTAGAAAAATATAGAAATATAACAGAGTTTCAAAAAAATAATAAATCTGAAAAAGAAAAAAAAGAATTTTTAAATAAATTATTTAAAGAAAAGCAAAAAGAATTTTTTGATAAAGTTAGTGAAGAAGAGTTTAGAAAAATTGTGGAATTTGAAATTCTTGAAAATAAAAAAATTATTGAAGAAAATCTTGGAAAAACTCCAGATTGCCTTGCATATCCTTGGGGTCACCGATACAAAGGGAACCGGGAGGATATAAGAAAATTGGGAGTTGATGTATTTATTACTACAAGAAAAGGTGTAAATTCATTGAAACTTAATAAAAACTGGATTTATCGTGTAAGTGGAGACGATTTTAAAAGTTTTGATGAATTTAAAAATGAGCTGACTGATGGAAGTAGTCCATATTATAGAAAATTACAAAAAATTTTCATAAAAAAATAA
- a CDS encoding glycosyltransferase family 2 protein, whose amino-acid sequence MKLSVGIITFNEENRIGKTLDSVREIADEVIVVDSGSNDRTVEIALAKGAKVFVEKWKGYGPQKNSVLKKCKGEWILLIDADEVISPQLKVKIKSIINSENPSGDVYKIKLRNIAFKKEIKFGGWDDYVIRLWKNGKVKINSREVHEQYQTDSQIKKIKKMIIHYTYDSIEEFLEKLNRYTSQSAKEYIKKGKNPSFIKIYSKMLFRFIKMYILQLGFLDGYEGYLLAKYSSIYTMTKYTKLREEYYNNLGNDTSLVITTYNWPKALEACLNSALDQTVTPKEIIIADDGSKQETIDLVKRFQQSYPQSNIIHSWQEDKGFRAGMSRNRAISKATGNYIIIIDGDLILNRHFVEDHIKNMERGCFIQGSRVITSPAMAKEIMEGKKINLFTKGLKNNMNMVRSKLLSKIFTKVDRNLRGVRSCNMSFFKDDLIRVNGFEEEIEGWGREDSELAVRLFNIGCKKKKLKFEALTCHLYHNENDRSRLKKNDEYLAKAIENKKTKAKKGLDRYERSNAGNN is encoded by the coding sequence ATGAAATTATCCGTAGGAATAATAACTTTTAATGAGGAAAACAGAATTGGGAAAACTTTGGATTCAGTAAGAGAAATAGCTGATGAAGTAATAGTTGTAGACAGCGGAAGTAACGACAGAACTGTGGAAATTGCACTTGCGAAGGGAGCAAAAGTTTTTGTAGAAAAATGGAAAGGATATGGACCGCAAAAAAATTCTGTTTTAAAAAAATGCAAGGGTGAATGGATTTTATTGATAGATGCTGACGAAGTAATATCGCCACAGCTGAAAGTAAAAATAAAATCAATTATAAACAGTGAAAATCCATCAGGTGATGTTTACAAAATTAAACTGCGAAATATAGCTTTCAAAAAAGAAATAAAATTTGGCGGATGGGATGACTATGTAATCAGATTATGGAAAAATGGAAAAGTAAAAATAAATAGCCGTGAAGTTCATGAGCAGTACCAGACTGACAGTCAAATAAAAAAAATAAAAAAAATGATAATCCATTATACTTACGATAGTATAGAGGAATTTCTTGAAAAATTAAATAGATATACTTCCCAAAGTGCTAAAGAATATATAAAAAAAGGTAAAAACCCAAGTTTTATAAAAATATATTCCAAAATGCTGTTCAGGTTTATAAAGATGTATATTTTGCAGTTGGGGTTTCTAGATGGCTATGAAGGGTATTTGCTTGCTAAATATAGCTCCATCTATACGATGACAAAATATACAAAATTACGTGAAGAATATTATAATAATTTAGGAAACGATACTTCCCTTGTTATTACTACATACAATTGGCCAAAAGCTTTGGAAGCTTGCTTAAATAGTGCATTAGATCAAACTGTTACACCAAAGGAAATTATAATTGCTGATGATGGCTCAAAGCAGGAAACAATAGATTTAGTAAAAAGATTTCAGCAAAGTTATCCTCAAAGCAATATTATCCATTCGTGGCAGGAAGATAAGGGATTTCGGGCTGGAATGTCTAGAAATAGGGCGATAAGCAAGGCAACAGGTAATTATATAATAATAATTGATGGTGATTTGATATTAAATAGGCATTTTGTTGAAGATCATATAAAAAATATGGAAAGAGGTTGTTTTATTCAAGGTTCACGAGTTATAACTTCACCAGCTATGGCAAAGGAAATAATGGAAGGCAAAAAAATAAATCTTTTTACAAAAGGGCTTAAAAACAATATGAATATGGTAAGAAGCAAACTTCTTTCAAAAATTTTTACAAAAGTAGATAGAAATTTACGTGGAGTAAGATCTTGCAACATGTCCTTCTTTAAAGATGATTTAATTAGAGTAAATGGTTTTGAGGAAGAAATAGAAGGTTGGGGAAGAGAGGATAGTGAACTTGCCGTAAGGCTGTTTAATATTGGATGTAAAAAGAAAAAACTCAAGTTTGAGGCTTTGACTTGCCATTTATATCATAATGAAAATGATAGAAGCAGGTTGAAAAAAAATGATGAATATTTGGCAAAGGCAATAGAAAATAAAAAAACAAAAGCTAAGAAAGGGCTTGATAGATATGAAAGAAGTAACGCTGGTAATAACTAG
- a CDS encoding RnfABCDGE type electron transport complex subunit D translates to MFRKKKELQENITKTNIDILVSLLPMLFVAFFIYETTPLLVILSAVGASEAVDIIFSLIIQKNKGTLKDLSGITIGALTGLVLAPFTPLYVAAFAGGTATLFGKAVYRGTDKKIFNPVILGKLFVLTFFPAILAPNSQAWTNSDVLKISGQNMTGLASFILVDRGIIGELSIVAMVIGAIYLIFRTKITWHIPVSFFVTIFFGYYITAAYNINVVTTLGEIIFMGIFVLTDSFTTPRHGLGKVFFGFLAGLSTIIFWFLGIHTEAIIYSVLILNPFTKPINTIFKPNVFGVESVSFAEIIQGIGFAIIVVLIVFATSYLHTYGFIPYIVYIYVVYGIWRLYNNR, encoded by the coding sequence ATGTTTAGAAAGAAAAAGGAATTACAGGAAAATATAACAAAGACAAATATAGATATTTTAGTGTCTCTGCTTCCTATGTTGTTTGTTGCATTCTTTATTTATGAAACAACACCACTTCTAGTAATTTTATCAGCAGTAGGAGCTTCAGAAGCGGTAGACATAATATTTTCATTAATAATACAGAAAAATAAAGGAACATTAAAGGATCTTTCGGGAATTACAATAGGAGCTTTGACAGGGCTTGTTCTTGCTCCATTTACTCCACTTTATGTAGCAGCATTTGCAGGAGGGACAGCGACATTATTTGGAAAAGCTGTATATAGAGGGACAGATAAAAAGATTTTTAATCCAGTAATATTAGGAAAATTATTCGTATTGACGTTTTTCCCAGCTATTTTAGCCCCAAATTCACAAGCGTGGACTAATTCAGATGTGTTAAAAATTTCAGGACAGAACATGACAGGATTAGCTTCATTTATTCTAGTAGATAGAGGGATTATTGGTGAACTTTCAATAGTTGCCATGGTTATAGGAGCAATATATCTAATCTTTAGAACAAAGATAACATGGCATATTCCTGTATCATTCTTTGTTACAATCTTCTTTGGATACTATATTACAGCAGCTTATAATATTAATGTAGTAACTACTCTTGGAGAAATTATTTTTATGGGAATTTTTGTATTAACAGATAGCTTTACTACCCCTAGACATGGACTTGGAAAAGTATTTTTTGGATTTTTAGCTGGACTTTCTACAATAATATTCTGGTTTTTAGGAATTCATACTGAAGCAATTATTTATTCCGTATTAATTTTAAATCCTTTCACAAAACCTATAAATACAATATTTAAGCCAAATGTATTTGGTGTTGAATCTGTTTCTTTTGCTGAAATAATACAAGGGATTGGTTTTGCAATTATTGTAGTTTTAATTGTATTTGCAACATCTTACCTGCATACTTATGGATTTATTCCATATATTGTTTATATTTATGTTGTATACGGAATATGGCGATTATATAACAACAGATAA
- a CDS encoding glycosyltransferase family 9 protein has translation MNKINWKFYRPYRDKLVDKKNKMLSHIFDKKKKNINLIPSNIKRILFLRTDGKIGDYIISSFIFREIRKNYPNIKIDVVADKSLENLLKLNKNINKYYILDRKKMQEWRSIAKTLGKNNYDVLFDSTEGLKYKQVYLLNRVNATVNVGYNKDGYHIYNKNIKQNNTLKMIQIYKQMVESVNIEIKDTKYDIPVSEESEKNVAKFLEENNVKDKIIALNFFGASRGRKINEENALIIIKRLGEMYKDYTIIILDSPNDRETIHNILKKTDNKNVLFFEKSKTILDSISIINSSDLVVSLDTSILHIAEGLNKKIMAFYGPKINKNKWRIREEGNILIDYPENRINDVNFEKMFDELCQKNALPAV, from the coding sequence ATGAATAAAATAAACTGGAAATTTTATAGACCATATAGGGATAAATTGGTGGACAAAAAAAATAAGATGCTAAGTCACATATTTGATAAAAAGAAAAAGAATATTAATCTTATACCTTCAAATATAAAGCGTATTTTATTTCTAAGAACAGATGGAAAAATTGGAGATTACATAATAAGCTCCTTCATCTTTAGGGAAATAAGAAAAAATTATCCCAACATAAAAATTGATGTTGTTGCAGATAAATCCCTCGAAAATTTGTTAAAACTAAACAAAAACATTAATAAATATTACATTCTTGACAGGAAAAAGATGCAGGAGTGGAGAAGTATTGCAAAAACACTTGGGAAAAATAACTATGATGTCCTTTTTGATTCAACTGAAGGGCTAAAATACAAGCAAGTTTACCTTCTAAACAGGGTAAATGCAACCGTAAACGTTGGATACAACAAGGATGGATACCATATTTACAATAAAAACATAAAGCAGAATAACACTTTAAAAATGATTCAAATTTATAAGCAAATGGTAGAAAGTGTAAATATTGAAATAAAAGACACAAAATATGATATTCCTGTTTCCGAAGAATCTGAAAAAAATGTAGCCAAATTTCTTGAAGAAAATAATGTGAAAGATAAAATAATAGCATTAAACTTTTTTGGAGCATCAAGAGGAAGAAAGATAAACGAGGAAAATGCACTTATTATAATAAAAAGATTGGGAGAAATGTACAAGGATTACACAATTATAATTCTAGATTCACCAAATGACAGGGAAACAATACATAATATCCTAAAAAAAACGGATAATAAAAATGTTTTATTTTTTGAAAAATCTAAAACAATCCTGGATTCTATATCAATAATTAATAGCAGTGATTTAGTAGTATCGCTTGATACTTCGATTTTACATATTGCCGAAGGATTGAATAAGAAAATAATGGCTTTTTATGGTCCAAAGATTAATAAAAATAAATGGCGTATAAGGGAAGAAGGCAATATATTAATTGATTATCCTGAAAATCGTATTAATGATGTAAACTTTGAAAAAATGTTTGATGAATTGTGTCAAAAGAATGCTCTGCCTGCTGTTTAG
- a CDS encoding ABC transporter ATP-binding protein: MKKIELDFGVIQKLKKYIKKYYILIILNLLLATISSLVSSAPIALVKRLFDRGIAGKSEKDILYAAGAMIMLAVIGAVLMYWNTIFSTVISSSIYKDIVTDIYNKIQTLDMEYFSSKKIGDIMTRVMTDPSNINSIILEIFDMISEIIKVIFFLGIAFYIDFDLTLGVMIVTPILVITVRRYAKRLKRSGKQRQEALDGLNSKLQETLSGIRIIRAFATEEYEINNFKKKNNNLKKIAVRSARYNAKANSIMEALNYIIIALLLMFSGYRVLRAKSFTPGDFITIIGAISSMYTPARRAITRFNAINVNLSSITRVSEILEEIPSIVNRPDCVKFKYFADNINFENVDFHYKDNPEKILKNINLNVKKGETVAFVGNSGGGKSTLVNLIPRFFDVSDGSIKIDRIDIRNYDIKSLRKAIGIVPQETFLFAGTILSNIRYGRQDATKEEIIKAAIQANAHEFIENLPDGYDTEIGERGVKLSGGQKQRIAIARAILENPQILILDEATSALDNESEKLVQDALEKLMKGKTTFIIAHRLTTIENSNKIVVIQKGEIKEVGNHNELISKNGIYKALYNKNFDISNKN, translated from the coding sequence ATGAAAAAAATAGAACTAGATTTTGGAGTAATTCAAAAATTAAAAAAATATATAAAAAAATATTATATATTAATCATACTAAATCTTTTACTTGCAACAATATCATCTCTTGTTTCTTCGGCTCCAATAGCTTTGGTAAAAAGGTTATTTGATAGGGGTATTGCGGGAAAAAGCGAAAAGGATATTTTGTATGCGGCAGGAGCAATGATAATGCTTGCAGTAATTGGTGCAGTTCTTATGTATTGGAATACAATTTTTTCAACTGTAATCTCATCTTCTATCTATAAGGATATAGTTACTGATATTTATAATAAAATACAGACTTTAGATATGGAATATTTTTCAAGCAAAAAAATAGGAGATATAATGACACGTGTAATGACAGATCCTAGTAACATAAATTCTATTATATTAGAAATTTTTGATATGATTTCTGAAATAATAAAAGTGATATTTTTTTTAGGAATAGCATTTTACATAGATTTTGATTTGACTTTAGGAGTTATGATTGTTACTCCAATCCTTGTAATTACAGTAAGAAGATATGCAAAAAGACTAAAACGTTCAGGAAAACAGCGTCAAGAAGCATTAGATGGACTAAATTCCAAATTACAGGAAACATTGTCAGGAATTAGGATTATACGGGCATTTGCTACAGAAGAGTATGAAATAAATAATTTTAAGAAAAAAAATAATAATTTAAAAAAAATTGCTGTAAGATCTGCTAGATACAATGCAAAAGCTAACTCCATTATGGAAGCTTTAAATTACATAATAATAGCACTTCTATTAATGTTTAGTGGATATCGTGTTTTGAGGGCAAAAAGTTTTACGCCTGGAGACTTTATTACAATAATAGGTGCTATCTCATCAATGTACACACCTGCAAGACGCGCCATAACAAGATTTAATGCAATAAATGTAAATTTATCCTCAATTACAAGAGTTTCTGAAATTCTGGAAGAAATTCCAAGTATTGTGAATCGACCAGACTGTGTGAAATTTAAATATTTTGCAGATAATATAAACTTTGAAAATGTAGATTTTCATTATAAAGATAATCCTGAAAAAATATTAAAAAATATCAATTTAAATGTAAAAAAAGGAGAAACTGTAGCTTTTGTCGGAAATTCAGGTGGTGGAAAATCCACACTTGTAAATTTAATACCAAGATTTTTTGATGTATCGGATGGTTCAATAAAGATTGATAGAATTGACATCAGAAATTATGATATTAAAAGCCTTAGAAAAGCGATAGGAATTGTGCCACAGGAGACGTTCCTATTCGCAGGAACAATTCTTAGTAATATAAGATATGGCCGCCAGGACGCCACCAAAGAAGAAATTATAAAAGCTGCTATTCAAGCTAATGCACATGAATTTATTGAAAATCTGCCTGATGGATATGATACAGAAATTGGAGAACGTGGAGTAAAATTGTCAGGTGGACAGAAACAAAGAATTGCAATTGCACGTGCAATCTTAGAAAACCCTCAAATATTAATTTTGGATGAAGCGACTTCAGCTCTTGATAATGAATCTGAAAAGCTAGTTCAGGACGCACTTGAAAAACTTATGAAAGGAAAAACTACATTTATTATCGCTCATAGGTTGACAACAATCGAAAATAGTAATAAAATAGTGGTAATACAAAAAGGAGAAATAAAAGAGGTAGGAAATCATAATGAATTAATAAGCAAAAATGGAATTTACAAAGCGTTATATAATAAAAACTTTGATATTTCTAATAAAAATTAA
- a CDS encoding glycosyltransferase family 9 protein — translation MSIINSIKSKIIIWLFGTKKKHKDINLKNIRTILLNPKDSIGDTLMSFSYARQLRKIYPDIKLGMVVTDRNIEFAKLSNENEHIIDVIVNRKDVLRNSKKWDVLLDFLSKENTKRMIWKKILNPKITIIFGENYEGHHYNKEILKNYDFDCTPPMETHIIDYLIDSEFSKYFKIEKQKPHIELLQQDIDKMEEFWNSSLENSYKKVKILLVPQGSDREMNPGEVSQLLNNISEEKMKKVKIIMGNTNGSDEYFKKLKPLVNKKLDISLSPQFDIRKYVLFMATSDIVVGVDGGGIHIATSLNKPLLSFYANNKYNLCRWSPKTTADSLQTISRTAGNHNQTYNFSLSKPIQWLNTQIEKISETK, via the coding sequence ATGAGTATAATAAACAGTATAAAATCCAAGATAATAATATGGCTGTTTGGCACTAAAAAAAAGCATAAGGATATCAATTTAAAAAACATAAGAACCATTCTTCTTAATCCAAAAGATTCAATTGGAGATACTTTAATGTCTTTTTCCTATGCCAGACAATTAAGAAAAATATATCCTGATATTAAGCTTGGAATGGTCGTAACAGACAGAAATATAGAATTTGCCAAATTAAGTAATGAGAACGAACATATAATTGATGTTATCGTAAACCGTAAAGATGTACTTAGAAATTCTAAAAAATGGGATGTATTACTGGACTTTCTAAGCAAGGAAAATACAAAAAGAATGATTTGGAAAAAAATATTGAATCCGAAAATTACAATAATTTTTGGAGAAAATTATGAAGGACATCACTACAATAAAGAAATTCTAAAAAACTATGACTTTGATTGTACTCCTCCAATGGAAACTCATATTATAGATTATTTAATTGATTCAGAATTTTCAAAATATTTTAAGATAGAAAAGCAAAAGCCACATATTGAACTTTTACAGCAGGACATTGACAAAATGGAAGAATTTTGGAATTCCAGTTTAGAAAATTCATATAAAAAAGTAAAAATTCTATTAGTTCCACAGGGAAGCGATAGAGAGATGAATCCTGGCGAAGTTTCACAGCTTCTCAATAACATTTCTGAAGAGAAAATGAAAAAGGTAAAGATTATTATGGGCAATACAAACGGAAGTGATGAATACTTTAAAAAGCTAAAGCCTCTAGTAAACAAGAAACTTGATATTTCCTTATCGCCACAATTTGATATTAGAAAATATGTTTTGTTTATGGCTACATCTGATATAGTTGTAGGAGTTGATGGAGGAGGCATTCATATAGCAACTTCATTAAACAAGCCGTTACTTAGCTTTTATGCAAATAATAAATATAATTTATGCAGGTGGTCTCCTAAAACAACTGCCGATAGTCTCCAAACAATTTCAAGAACTGCTGGGAACCATAATCAGACCTATAATTTTTCACTATCAAAACCAATACAATGGTTAAATACTCAAATTGAAAAAATATCTGAAACTAAATAA
- a CDS encoding glycosyltransferase, with translation MKEVTLVITSCGRFDLLEETLDSFFEYNTYPIKKIIITEDSTEGKKLERLISKYNDKNNNFKLIVNETRLGQLKSIDKAYREVDTKYIFHCEDDWKFLKKGFIEKSMELMEEDEKILVVGLRDKKDFVKDFFYDKDYISKNGEKYYSVKGEIFTYNPALRRKKDMDLFGLHEKLENQRYEEVLSNFYKEHGFKTVFFKEPYVTHIGNKRHVHFSKNRKNTVLSFKIDRFIKKIRAKILKLKGKL, from the coding sequence ATGAAAGAAGTAACGCTGGTAATAACTAGCTGCGGAAGATTCGATCTGCTGGAAGAAACGCTTGACAGCTTTTTTGAATACAATACTTATCCAATTAAAAAGATAATAATTACAGAAGACAGTACTGAAGGGAAAAAATTGGAGAGATTAATTTCAAAATATAACGATAAAAATAATAATTTCAAGCTTATAGTTAATGAAACACGGCTGGGGCAATTAAAGTCAATTGATAAGGCTTACCGTGAGGTTGATACTAAGTATATTTTTCACTGTGAAGATGACTGGAAATTTTTGAAAAAAGGTTTTATTGAAAAATCAATGGAACTGATGGAGGAAGATGAAAAAATTCTAGTTGTTGGATTACGTGATAAAAAAGACTTTGTAAAAGATTTTTTTTATGATAAAGACTATATTTCAAAAAATGGCGAAAAATATTATAGTGTAAAAGGTGAAATATTTACTTATAATCCAGCCTTAAGAAGAAAAAAAGATATGGACTTATTTGGGCTTCACGAAAAATTGGAAAATCAGAGATATGAGGAAGTTTTATCTAATTTTTATAAAGAACATGGGTTTAAAACAGTATTTTTTAAGGAACCATATGTAACACATATTGGAAATAAAAGACACGTTCATTTTAGTAAAAATCGTAAAAATACTGTATTAAGCTTTAAAATTGATAGATTTATAAAAAAAATCAGAGCAAAAATCTTAAAGTTGAAAGGAAAATTATAA
- a CDS encoding glycosyltransferase: MKVLVLHGHLSMGGEERVLLSVLKNLVELNYDVDLLITWNHGENNLFENEIPEKVNYKFLFDNYNGKNKLIKEIYRIRAKTTYLKKVEKIIKENKYDVIIDYSSNLLKYNNFDIKVPVFAWIHFSLTFGEKLSADKIEKYKKQYKKYDKILAICDTMRDEFVEILGMDKNKVELVYNPIDLEAVRKKAENIDKKYENYLKQDYFLQVSRLTEQKQPEHLVDIYYKLKQRGIKEKLYFIGNGEKVELIKQKIKEYKLENDVILLGQIENPYPFFKNAKLFVHTAKYEGLPTVLLESLAFGTPVVAYDCPTGPKDILGKNSEYGKLIPLNDKDVFVEKVCELMSDDEKYNNYRKISLVRADDFSMKNNREKLKKLIENIKTLKNINNYL; this comes from the coding sequence ATGAAAGTATTGGTATTGCACGGACATCTTAGTATGGGTGGCGAAGAAAGAGTTTTACTTAGTGTTTTAAAAAATCTGGTGGAACTGAATTACGATGTTGATTTACTTATAACTTGGAATCATGGAGAAAATAACTTATTTGAAAATGAAATTCCTGAAAAGGTAAATTATAAATTCTTATTTGATAACTATAATGGCAAAAATAAACTTATTAAAGAAATTTATCGGATAAGGGCAAAGACAACTTATTTGAAAAAGGTTGAAAAAATAATAAAAGAAAATAAATATGATGTTATTATAGATTATTCTTCAAATTTATTGAAATATAATAATTTTGATATAAAAGTGCCTGTATTTGCCTGGATTCATTTCTCACTTACTTTTGGAGAAAAACTAAGTGCAGATAAAATAGAAAAATATAAAAAACAATATAAAAAATATGATAAGATACTGGCAATCTGTGATACAATGAGAGATGAATTTGTGGAAATTTTAGGAATGGATAAAAACAAAGTGGAACTTGTCTACAATCCAATAGATTTAGAAGCTGTTCGTAAAAAAGCTGAAAATATTGATAAAAAGTATGAAAATTATTTAAAGCAGGACTATTTCCTGCAAGTTTCACGTTTGACAGAACAGAAGCAGCCTGAACATCTTGTCGATATTTACTATAAATTAAAACAGCGTGGAATAAAAGAGAAGCTTTATTTCATTGGAAATGGTGAAAAAGTGGAGCTGATTAAACAAAAAATTAAAGAATATAAGCTGGAAAATGATGTAATTCTGCTTGGGCAAATTGAAAATCCATATCCATTCTTTAAAAATGCTAAATTATTTGTGCATACTGCAAAATATGAAGGTTTGCCAACTGTATTGCTGGAAAGCCTTGCTTTTGGAACACCTGTTGTGGCATATGACTGCCCTACTGGACCAAAAGATATATTAGGAAAAAATAGTGAATATGGGAAACTGATTCCTTTAAACGATAAAGATGTATTCGTAGAAAAAGTTTGCGAATTGATGAGTGATGATGAAAAATATAATAATTATAGAAAAATATCATTAGTTAGAGCTGATGATTTTTCAATGAAAAATAATAGAGAAAAACTCAAAAAATTAATAGAAAATATAAAAACTCTAAAAAATATTAATAACTATTTATAA